The segment CGTCCGAACATCGCGCTCGCCGCCAAGACCTGCGACGCCTATGTCCGGCCAGATGGAATGATGTTTGTGTCCGACTGGAACGCCGGGATGCACGTGCTGCAATATCAGGGATGAGCAGCGTGTGGGGTGGGCACGCTTCGCTTTGCCCACCCTGCGATATCGAGACCGCCGCTATCCCGCCGGCATCGTCGTCTCGATCAGGCGCACCCAGAACGAGGCGCCGTGGCCGAGGATGTTGTCGTTGAAGACGTAGGCCGGGTGATGGCATGCTGGGCTATCGCCCATGCCGACCAGCACCATCGCGCCGGGACGCGCTTCCAGCATGAACGAGAAATCCTCGGCGCCCATCGCAGGTGCGATGCGGTCGTCGACGCGCTCTGCGCCGACGATGTCGCGGGCGACGTCGGCGGCGACACCGGTTTCGCGCGCATGGTTCACCGTCACCGGGTACATGCGCGTGTATTTGGTCTCGGCCGAGCCGCCATAGGCGCGCGCCACGTTGTCGGCGACCTCCGCGATGCGGCGCTCGACGAGATCGCGGACTTCAGGGTCGAGGGTGCGAACAGTGCCGCAGAGCTCGGCGGTCTCGGGGATGATGTTGAAGGCGGTGCCGGCGTGGAATTGCGTGATGGAGATGACGGCCGACTTGAGCGGGTCGACGTTGCGGGCGACGATCGATTGTAGCGCATTCACGATCTGCGAGCCGATCAGGACGCTGTCGACCGATTTGTGCGGGCCTGCGCCGGCGTGGCCGCCCTTGCCGGTGACGGTGATCTGGACGTTGTCGGAGGAGGCGAGCATCGGGCCCGGGGTGGTCGCGAAATGACCCTCGGGCAGGCCTGGCATGTTGTGCATGCCGTAGACCTGCTCGATCTTCCAGCGCGTCATCAGCCCGTCGTCGACCATCGCCTTGCCGCCGCCACCGCCTTCCTCGGCGGGCTGGAAGATCATGATTGCTGTGCCGTCGAAATTGCGCGTCTCGGCGAGATATTTGGCGGCGCCCAAGAGCATGGCAGTGTGGCCGTCATGGCCGCAGGCGTGCATCTTGCCGGGGACCTTCGAGGCATAGGGCACATCGGCGGCTTCCAGGATCGGCAGCGCGTCCATGTCGGCGCGCAAGCCGATGGTCTTGCCGGAGGCCGACTTGCGGCCGCGGATCACGCCGACCACGCCGGTGCGGCCGATGCCCGTCACCACCTCGTCGCAGCCGAACGCGCGCAATTTCTCGGCGACGATGCCGGCGGTGCGGTGGACTTCGTATTGCAGCTCCGGGTTCTCGTGGAAGTCATGCCGCCAGGCGGCCATTTCGTCGGAGAGGGCGGCGATGCGATTGACGATGGGCATGGAGGATCCGTTTTTGTTGTCGTTTGTAGGGTGGGTTAGCGTAGCGTAACCCGCCGCGATGCGGGGGATGAAAGGCGGATTACGCTGCGCTAATCCGCCCTACGGATTTCTCAGCTCTCCCCGAACACGCGCTTGAAGATCGTGTCGACGTGCTTGAGGTGATAGCCGAGGTCGAACTGCTCCTCGATCTCGGCGTCGGTGAGATATTTCTTCACTTCGGTGTCCTTCTTCAGCAACTGAAGGAAGTCACCTTCACCGCGCCAGACCGGCATGGCATTGCGCTGCACGAGCTTGTAGGCGTCCTCGCGGCTTGCACCCTTCTGCGTGAGCGCTAGCAGCACGCGCTGCGAATGCACGAGGCCGCCGAGGCGGTCGAGGTTCTTCTGCATGTTGGCAGGGTAGACGAGCAGCCTGTCGATCAGGCCGGCGAGGCGCACCAGCGCGAAGTCGAGCGTGACGGTCGCATCGGGGCCCATCATGCGCTCGGCGGAGGAGTGGGAGATATCGCGCTCGTGCCAGAGCACGACGTTCTCCAGCGCCGGCGTCACATAGGCGCGGACCATGCGGGAGAGGCCGGTGAGGTTCTCCGACAGCACCGGGTTGCGCTTGTGCGGCATCGCGGAGGAACCCTTCTGCCCTTCCGAGAAGAACTCTTCCGCTTCCAGCACCTCGGTGCGCTGCATGTGGCGGATCTCCACCGCGATGCGCTCGACCGAGGAGGCGATCACGCCAAGGGTCGAAAAATACATCGCGTGGCGGTCGCGCGGGATCACCTGGGTCGAGATCGGCTCGGGCACGAGGCCCATGGCCTTGGCGACGTGCTCTTCGACGCGCGGATCGATCTGGGCGAAGGTGCCGACGGCGCCGGAGATGGCGCAGGTCGCGACCTCTTTCCGCGCTGCGACCAGGCGCTCCTTGGCGCGTGAGAATTCGGCATAGGCATAAGCGAGCTTGAGGCCGAAGGTCACGGGCTCGGCATGGATGCCGTGGCTGCGGCCGATGGTCGGCGTCATCTTGTGCTCGAAAGCGCGCTTCTTCAGCGCCGCCAGCACCTTGTCGAGGTCGGCGAGCAAGAGGTCAGCGGCGCGGGTGAGCTGGACGTTGAGGCAGGTGTCGAGCACGTCGGAGGAGGTCATGCCCTGGTGCACGAAGCGCGCCTCGGGGCCGACGATCTCGGCAAGGTGGGTCAAGAAGGCGATGACGTCGTGCTTGGTCTCGCGCTCGATCTCGTCGATGCGGGCGACGTCGAAGGTGGCATTTTTGGCTTTCGCCCAGACCGTCTTGGCGGCCTCTTTCGGGATCGTCCCGAGTTCGGCCAGCGCGTCCGCCGCATGCGCCTCGATCTCGAACCAGATCTTGAACCGGGTCTGCGGCTCCCAGATCGAGGCCATTTCCGGGCGGCTATAGCGGGGGATCATCTGACGGCTCCAAGGAGGTGGGCAGGGCACCCGAAGGGGGCGGTTCCGGCCAAAATGCTTTTTACGCCGTGATTTAGCAGAGCGGGGAGGGTGAAACAAACGGTCTGGCTGGGGAGCGGGGGATTCCCGTAGGCTACCCACTCGGGAGGCTCGGATCGGCCGATGGGTCCAAAAATTAACTGTCAGTTACGGATCATTGACTGACAGATATTGAAATCTGTCAGCGAGAGGTGTATATCCGTCTTCGGACGCTCCGATTGGGTGTCCCGCGGTCCCGCCCCGGGCGGCCCGTGGATAAGTGGAGACGACGACAATGACAACTGAAATCATCAATATCACTGGACAGATTGGGCACTGGCTCAATCTCTTTGTGGCGCGCCAGATCGCGGCGCAGGCTGCAAAACTGCCTCATTAAGGCGAGAGCTTTCCGAAACGACCGGTGTGGGCGCTTCGGAAGCAGCTCCATCGCCGGATAACTGAGCCCTGAATGGGAACAAGGTGCTGGCATGAACGAAGCCGTTGTCTTGACGCCGGAGCGGATCCTCGAGGTGACCGAGGACGTCTTGCGGCGCTACGGACTTGCCAAGGCCACCGTGGTCGACGTTGCCCGTGCGCTCGATGTGAGCCACGGCAGCGTCTATCGCCATTTCCCGAGCAAGGCCTCGCTACGCGAGGCCGTGGCCAAACGCTGGCTCGACCGCATCGACGCACCGCTGCTGGCAATCGCCAAGGAGCAGGGGCCTGCGCCTGACAGGCTCGACCGCTGGCTGCGCACGCTGTTCGCCGCCAAGCGTTCGCGCGTGCTCGACGATCCCGAGATGTTCGAAACCTATCTGACCTTGGCGCGCGAGGCCTGCGCGGCCGTCCGCTGCCACAAGGACACCATGATCGACCAGATCGCGGCGATCCTCGCCGACGGCGTCAAGCAGGGCGTGTTCGCGGTCAACGACCTCAAGGTGACCGCGCGCGCGATCTTCGATGCCACCTGCCGCTTCCACCACCCGGCCCATGCCGACGAGTGGAAGGATGCCGATCTGCCCGCGCGCGTCGATGCGACGCTCGCGCTGGTGCTGCGCGGGCTGAAGGCAGCGTAGATCGCTCCGCCTAAACTACTCTCTCGCCTTTTGAAAAACCGCGCACCGGCGACGAGGCGGCTATGGGCCTGCGCGCGTGAAATCCGCCATTGGATCCCGGCACGACCGGCGGGCCTTCCGGATAGGCGCTGACCGCGATTTCGACAGCGTCCTTTGACCGCTTGCGAAGGCGGTAGAATGTCAGCTCTTCGTCGAGCATGGGGCAGCGGAAGTGGACGACGGCGGTGTCCGGCAAGCGGCAAAGAGCGTCGATGAGATCGCCTACGGTGATGATCGGGGGGTGGTCAACTGCCTTGTGATGAGCCTTACTCATGAGGTTGTACTCCTCCACTAGGCTAATAACCGGAGGGGGACGGTCTCCGTTCCATATCGCTCGGCAAATTGAGGAGTTACACGTTCGGCGGGATTCCGGCAGCCCCACTCCTAAATCCTCGTCAGCCCGCAAGCCGCTGCGAGCCGCACGAGCTGCGCGTCCGTGCGCGCGCCGGTCTTGGTCTTGATCAGATAGTGATAGTTCTGAACCGTCTTCACACTGAGATTGAGATGCGTCGCGATCTGCTCGGTCGTGGCGCCGCCGGCGAACTGGTGCAAGATCTCGATCTCGCGCTCGCCGAGCTGATCCAGCACGGAGCCCGATGACAGACTGTCCTCGGCCAGAATATGCGCGATGTCGTCGCTCATGGCCCGCTCGCCGCGGGCGACGCTGCGGATCGCATTCACGACGGCTGACGGCTCGCTGCTCTTGGTCACGAACCCGCTGGCACCGGTGCTGAAGGCAGCCTTCACCAGCACGGCCTCGTTGTGCATGGTGAAGACCAGGATGCGCGCCCGCGGATTGCGCGCGCGGATGTTGCGAATGGCTTCGAGGCCGCTCGCGCCGGGCATCGAGATATCGAGCACGACGACATCGGGGTCGTAAGCCTTGAAGGCGCCGTAGGCATCGGCGGCATTGTCTGCTTCGGCCACCACATGGAGATCGCCCTGGCTTTCCAGCACACGGCGGTAGCCTTGCCGCACGATCGGATGATCGTCCACCAGCAGCACGGAGATGCCTGTTGCCGCGACCTCGCTCATGACGGCCTCACGCCGCGAGCGGGATGGTGGCGGCGACGCTGAGCCCGCGATTGGCGGGCAGGATCGACAGCGAGCCGCCTGCGGCCGTCACGCGCTCGCGGATGCCGGTGAGGCCAAAGCCGGCCGATTGCGACACGCGCGCCGCGTCACCGCCGCCATCGTCCTCGACACGGATCAGAAGCGCATCATCTTCGCCGGCGCGCCGCTCGACGCGCAACGAGATCTCGCGGGCCGCGCCGTGGCGCAGTGCGTTGGTCAGGCACTCCTGGGCGACACGATAAGCCGTCGTCGCCGCCGGTCCGCTGATGTCGGTGAGATCGCCCCTGAGATCGAGCTGGATCGTCGGCTGCGTCGCGCTCTGCGAGCGCCAGCTGTCGACGAGGTTGACGAGGCTTGCCTCCAGCCCGAGCTCCTCGGGCAGGGGATTGCGCAGGCACTTCAGCGCATCGCGCAGCGAGGCCATCAGATGATGGGTGGCCTGCGAGATCATCCGGGCGTCCTGCGCGATGCCGTTATCCTCGCCCTGCTTTGCGCTGGCCGTCTCGATCGTGTTGGCGAAGGCAAGGATGGCTGAGAGGTTCTGGCCGAACTCGTCATGGAGCTCACGGGCGAGGGCGCGGCGTTCGTCGTCACGGATCTCGATCAGCCGCCGCGTCAGCGCCGCGCGCTGTTCGGTCGCTTCCTCCAGCCGGCCGCCGAGCTCGCCGACGGCGCTGCCGATCATCGCCAGCTCCATCGAGCGGAAGCGCGGCAGCTTTGTGCGATATTGTCCGCGCGCCATGCGCTGAAGTGCCGTGACGATGGACCGCGCCGGCGCCAGCGTGTGCGCTATGGCGAGCGAGGCGAACAGGGCGATTGCCGCCGCCATCAGCAGTGCGACATCGATGACATTGAGGATGTACTCCCAGGCGAGCGAGATCGCGGCGGCGGCATCAGGCGTTGCGACGACCGTGCCGGCGGCCGTGGCACGGGGACTGACCGGCCGCACCACCTCGGCATGGCTGCCCAGGAATGTCGGCACGATCGCGGCGAACCAGCGCGGCGGCGCCTTGCCCAGACCCTCGCTCTGGCCGCAGAGCGGCTTCTCGAATGCGGTCGCCGGCTGGAACTCGACGCAGACGCCAGGCGAGATCAGCTTCACCGTCTCCAGTGTGCGCCATTCCGGAACCGGCAGGAGGTGCTCGCGCGTTCTGCTGCTGCGCAACAACAGCTCATGCCAGTACAATGCCCCTAGCGCCTGCGCGACGCGCTGCGCGGAGGCCGTCGTCGCCCGGTCGACGCTGCGATAGGCATCGAACGTGGCCCACACGGTCGCCGCGCCGAGGCAGAGCGCAACGATGAGAAGAAGACGGGCGACAAGCTGAAGCACGAGGCGCATGCGATCACCCCCGACGTTTGGTAAGCTCAGCCTAACAACGCCGCCGCGCCTTGCCAATTGCAGGGAACGGCCGGAATGCAGGTCGGGCAAATTTCCCAAGCCGGATTGGGCATGGGTCTTTGGACCGGGCGCGGCGGCTTTGATCTAATCGCCGGGGAAACATTGTTGGCCGGGAGCAATGCAGCATGAGCTCGATCACGATTGGTCCGACTGCGCGACAGGCCTCCGATCCATCCGAGCGCAGCGCGCTGCTGTTCTGGATGATCTTTACCGGGCTTTCGATCTTCGCGATCGTGCTGTTATGGCGGTTCGGCCTGATCCGTCTGATGCTGACCTCGGACCGCACCTATATCTCCAGCGTGATCGCGCTGCTCTATGTCGCCACCTGCGGTCACTGCTTTCTGCGCACGCGGGCGATCGCGCGCGAAGGGGCCGCGGCGCGGCGCTGCCGCGCGGTGCTTGCGGCGCCCGACGGCAGCAGGGCGATCGATGCGAGCGCAACCGCGCTTCCCCGCGGGCTGGTACGGGATCACATTGAGAGCCTGGTGACCAAGGCGGCCGCGCAAGACTACCGGCCGGTCGACCAGACGCTGCTGCTGCGGACGCTCGCCGACCGCCTGCGGGGTTCCAACGGCTTCGGTGCCTTCGTCTCCGATACGCTGATGAAGCTCGGTTTGCTCGGCACCATCATCGGCTTCATCATCATGCTGGCGCCGATCGCGGGGCTCGACGCCGCCGACAAGGTCGCGATGCGGTCCTCGATGGGCCTGATGAGCGACGGTATGGCGGTCGCGATGTACACGACGCTGGCCGGCCTCGTCGGCTCGATCCTGATCCGCATTCAATATTACATGCTCGATGCCGCGACCCAGCGCGTGTTCTCGGATGCCGTGGTGCTGACCGAGACCTACGTGACGCCGGCCCTGGAACGCAGGCGTCCGGAAACGCCGTCATGATGGATGATTTCGGCCTCTATCCGCGCGAGGAGCCGTTCGATCCCTTGGGCGTCATGCTGTTCAAGGCGCTCCAGGTGATCGCCTTCCTGTTCTTCCTCGCGCTGCTCGCGGTCTCACCCGATGCCAAGGACGGCAAGATCGACTCCAAGGCCGAGTTCATGATCACGCTGGACTGGCCGGACAATCATCCCGACGATCTCGACCTGTTCGTGCAGGATCCCGCCGGCAACATCGCCTGGTATCGCCACCGCGAGGCCGGCTTCCTCACGCTCGATCGCGACGACCGCGGCGGGGCCAACGACTTCATCCTGGTCAACGGCAAGAAGATAGCCTCGCCGATCCGCGAGGAGATCGTCACGGTGCGCGGCATCGTCGCCGGCGAATACACCGTCAACGTCTCGCATTTCGTCGCCACGACCGGCGAGCCGGTGACGGCCAATGTGAAGGTGCAAAAGCTCAATCCGACCGCGCAGGTGATCTTCGACAACAAATTCACCCTCGACCACACCGGCGACGAGAAGACCGCGGTGCGGTTCCGGCTCGATGCCGAGGGCAAGGTCATCGACGTGAGCCAGCGTCCGAAATCGCTGATGGAGACGTTCCGCAGCAGCTGGCGCAACGGCGCCGATATCGACCCGAACACGCGGGTGAGGGTGCGCCGTGAGTGATCTGCAGACGATCATCCTCTCGCTGTCGGTCGCCTACGCCGTGATCGGCGCGTTGCTGCTGGTCGTGCTGGTCTATGCGCGGCTGCACTGGTCGCTGAAAGCGGTCGCGGTGGTCGTGACCAGCGCCTTCTATGTCGTGAGCTTCACGGACATGCGCGGGCTGCTCGGCTGGGCCAGTACCGATCGGATGCCGACCTCCTTCAAGCTGCTCGCGGCACGCATCGTCGAGCCGCATTCCCTGGAAGGCGATCCCGGCTCGATCTATCTGTGGGTCGAAGAGCTCGACGAGGATCATCGTCCGAGCGGCATCCCGCGCGCCTTTCGCGTCCCCTACAACGACAGGCTGGCCGACAAGACCCATGCGGCGGAGAACGAGATCGCGGCCGGGCATCCGCAAGGCGGGCGCGCGGCGGATTTCGGCGGTGGCGAGGGCAGCCTGATCGACATGGTCAGGGAATATGTGACGCCGAAGACGATCCTGGAGACCAGCGGCGGCGATTCCTCGACCGGTGAGTTCAATGCGCCGCCGGCTGGCGCACAAGGCGCGGTGTTCACGCCACTGCCGCCGCCCCGGATGCCGCCGAAGGACGAGCAATAGGCTCTTCACCATTGCATCACGGCTGCGCTGGTAAACCGTCACGCGCTGGCGCATCCTATTGACGTCCCTCAAATTGGCCTTATCGGCTTCCAATAAGAATATGAGGGTGGAGGGTGCGTGCTTCTCGCTGTCTTCTCGGATATCCACGGCAACCGGCAGGCCTTCGAGGCCTGCCTGAAGTTGGCCCGCGCGAAGGGCGCGGAGCGGTTTATCCTGCTTGGCGATTTCGTCGGCTATGGCGCCGACCCGGAGTGGGTCGTGGATACCGCCATGGATCTGGTCGCTCATGGTGCCGTCGCCGTCCGCGGCAATCATGACGAAGCCGTCAACACGACCACCGAGACCATGAATGCCGAGGCACAGATCGCGATCGAATGGACCCGTGGGCGCCTCGATGTCGGACAACGGCGTTTCCTGGCCGAGTTGCCGATGCTCGTGGAGGACAGCGACCGTCTGTTTGTGCATTCGGAGGCCTCCAGCCCGCAGCGCTGGCACTATGTCCGCTCGACCGCGGACGCCGCCAAGAGCCTGATCGCCACGCCCGCTCATGTCACATTTTGCGGCCACATCCACAGGCCCGCGCTCTATTCGATGTCGGTGACGGCGAAGATGACGAGTTTCGTGCCGAAGAGCGACGTCCCGGTGCAGCTGCTGCGCGGGCGGCAATGGCTGGCGGTGCTCGGCTCGGTCGGCCAGCCCCGCGATGGCGACCCCGCCGCGTCCTTCGTACTGTTCGACACGGTCTCGTGCGAAATTACCTATTGCCGCGTGCCCTACGACATCGCAGCCGCTGCGAACAAGATCCGCGAGAACGGCCTGCCGCCCTGGCTCGCCGACCGGCTCTCGCAGGGGCGGTAGAGCCGATGCCCAAATCCCTGGTCAAATCAGGCGCGGAGATCGACGGCTACACGATCGGCGAATGCGTCCATGCCGGCGGCATGGCGACGCTGTGGACCGTCACCCATCCCGACATCGACGTGCCGCTGCTGATGAAGGTCCCGCGGGCCTCCGAGGGCGAGGATCCGGCGGCCATCGTCTCCTTCGAGATGGAGATGATGATTTTGCCGCGGCTGACCGGCCCGCATGTGCCGGCCTGTTTCGGCACCGGCGATTTCGCCCACCAGGCCTACGCCGTGATCGAGCGGATACCCGGGACTACGCTCTATAAGCGGTTGCCTGATCTGCCGCTGCCTTACGAGGAGGCGCGGCTGCTGGTGGCGAAGATCGCCGCCGCGCTCGCCGATTTGCACCGGCAGAACGTCATCCATCACGACATCAAGCCGAGCAGCATCATGTTCCGCGAGAGTGGCGAGGCGGTGCTGATCGACTACGGCCTGTCGCACCACAACCATCTGCCGGACCTGTTGCAGGAGGAGTTCCGGCTGCCTTACGGCACTGCACCCTACATGGCGCCGGAACGGCTCTTGGGCGTGCGCGACGACCCGCGCAGCGACCTGTTTTCGCTCGGCGTGCTGCTCTACTTCTTCACGACCGGAGAACGTCCGTTCGGCGAAGGCGAGACGCTGCGCGCGATGCGGCGCAGGCTGTGGCGCGATCCGCAGCCGCCGCGCAAACTTCGCGCCGACTATCCGCCCTGGCTTCAGGAGGTGGTGTTGCGGTGCCTCGAGATCGAGCCGGTCTGGCGCTATCCGACCGCAGCGCAACTCGCCTTCGATCTCGCCCATCCGAGTCAGGTCAAGCTCACCGCGCGCTCGGAGCGGATGAAGCGCGATCCGCTCAGCGTCGCGTGGCGCCGCCGCTTCAACCAGGGCGTCATGCAGCCGCGCGCGAAATCCGACGTCGCGGAGCAGATCGCATCGAGCCCGATCCTCGCGGTCGCGCTCGATGCCGCCGAAGGCGCGCCGGAGCTGAACGAGGCGCTGCGCGTCACCACCGAGCGCATTCTGGCGACGTTACCCTCGGCGCGGCTCGCCTGCGTCAACGTGCTCAAGCTCAACCGCATCGCGATCGACAAGACGCTGGATGAGGAGGGCTCCAACAAGCACATCGACCGCCTGGTGGCGCTCCGCCATTGGGCGACGCCGCTGAAGCTCGATGAGAGCCGGCTGTCGGTTCACGTGCTGGAAGCGGTCGATCCCGCCACGGCGCTGCTGGAATTCGCCGAGATGAACTCGGTCGACCATTTCATCATCGGGGCGCGGCAAAATTCGTTCAGGCGCACCTGGCTCGG is part of the Bradyrhizobium commune genome and harbors:
- a CDS encoding M20 aminoacylase family protein, with protein sequence MPIVNRIAALSDEMAAWRHDFHENPELQYEVHRTAGIVAEKLRAFGCDEVVTGIGRTGVVGVIRGRKSASGKTIGLRADMDALPILEAADVPYASKVPGKMHACGHDGHTAMLLGAAKYLAETRNFDGTAIMIFQPAEEGGGGGKAMVDDGLMTRWKIEQVYGMHNMPGLPEGHFATTPGPMLASSDNVQITVTGKGGHAGAGPHKSVDSVLIGSQIVNALQSIVARNVDPLKSAVISITQFHAGTAFNIIPETAELCGTVRTLDPEVRDLVERRIAEVADNVARAYGGSAETKYTRMYPVTVNHARETGVAADVARDIVGAERVDDRIAPAMGAEDFSFMLEARPGAMVLVGMGDSPACHHPAYVFNDNILGHGASFWVRLIETTMPAG
- the purB gene encoding adenylosuccinate lyase is translated as MIPRYSRPEMASIWEPQTRFKIWFEIEAHAADALAELGTIPKEAAKTVWAKAKNATFDVARIDEIERETKHDVIAFLTHLAEIVGPEARFVHQGMTSSDVLDTCLNVQLTRAADLLLADLDKVLAALKKRAFEHKMTPTIGRSHGIHAEPVTFGLKLAYAYAEFSRAKERLVAARKEVATCAISGAVGTFAQIDPRVEEHVAKAMGLVPEPISTQVIPRDRHAMYFSTLGVIASSVERIAVEIRHMQRTEVLEAEEFFSEGQKGSSAMPHKRNPVLSENLTGLSRMVRAYVTPALENVVLWHERDISHSSAERMMGPDATVTLDFALVRLAGLIDRLLVYPANMQKNLDRLGGLVHSQRVLLALTQKGASREDAYKLVQRNAMPVWRGEGDFLQLLKKDTEVKKYLTDAEIEEQFDLGYHLKHVDTIFKRVFGES
- a CDS encoding TetR family transcriptional regulator, giving the protein MNEAVVLTPERILEVTEDVLRRYGLAKATVVDVARALDVSHGSVYRHFPSKASLREAVAKRWLDRIDAPLLAIAKEQGPAPDRLDRWLRTLFAAKRSRVLDDPEMFETYLTLAREACAAVRCHKDTMIDQIAAILADGVKQGVFAVNDLKVTARAIFDATCRFHHPAHADEWKDADLPARVDATLALVLRGLKAA
- a CDS encoding response regulator, with the translated sequence MSEVAATGISVLLVDDHPIVRQGYRRVLESQGDLHVVAEADNAADAYGAFKAYDPDVVVLDISMPGASGLEAIRNIRARNPRARILVFTMHNEAVLVKAAFSTGASGFVTKSSEPSAVVNAIRSVARGERAMSDDIAHILAEDSLSSGSVLDQLGEREIEILHQFAGGATTEQIATHLNLSVKTVQNYHYLIKTKTGARTDAQLVRLAAACGLTRI
- a CDS encoding sensor histidine kinase; the encoded protein is MRLVLQLVARLLLIVALCLGAATVWATFDAYRSVDRATTASAQRVAQALGALYWHELLLRSSRTREHLLPVPEWRTLETVKLISPGVCVEFQPATAFEKPLCGQSEGLGKAPPRWFAAIVPTFLGSHAEVVRPVSPRATAAGTVVATPDAAAAISLAWEYILNVIDVALLMAAAIALFASLAIAHTLAPARSIVTALQRMARGQYRTKLPRFRSMELAMIGSAVGELGGRLEEATEQRAALTRRLIEIRDDERRALARELHDEFGQNLSAILAFANTIETASAKQGEDNGIAQDARMISQATHHLMASLRDALKCLRNPLPEELGLEASLVNLVDSWRSQSATQPTIQLDLRGDLTDISGPAATTAYRVAQECLTNALRHGAAREISLRVERRAGEDDALLIRVEDDGGGDAARVSQSAGFGLTGIRERVTAAGGSLSILPANRGLSVAATIPLAA
- a CDS encoding MotA/TolQ/ExbB proton channel family protein, translating into MSSITIGPTARQASDPSERSALLFWMIFTGLSIFAIVLLWRFGLIRLMLTSDRTYISSVIALLYVATCGHCFLRTRAIAREGAAARRCRAVLAAPDGSRAIDASATALPRGLVRDHIESLVTKAAAQDYRPVDQTLLLRTLADRLRGSNGFGAFVSDTLMKLGLLGTIIGFIIMLAPIAGLDAADKVAMRSSMGLMSDGMAVAMYTTLAGLVGSILIRIQYYMLDAATQRVFSDAVVLTETYVTPALERRRPETPS
- a CDS encoding metallophosphoesterase family protein, with the protein product MLLAVFSDIHGNRQAFEACLKLARAKGAERFILLGDFVGYGADPEWVVDTAMDLVAHGAVAVRGNHDEAVNTTTETMNAEAQIAIEWTRGRLDVGQRRFLAELPMLVEDSDRLFVHSEASSPQRWHYVRSTADAAKSLIATPAHVTFCGHIHRPALYSMSVTAKMTSFVPKSDVPVQLLRGRQWLAVLGSVGQPRDGDPAASFVLFDTVSCEITYCRVPYDIAAAANKIRENGLPPWLADRLSQGR
- a CDS encoding serine/threonine protein kinase, whose protein sequence is MPKSLVKSGAEIDGYTIGECVHAGGMATLWTVTHPDIDVPLLMKVPRASEGEDPAAIVSFEMEMMILPRLTGPHVPACFGTGDFAHQAYAVIERIPGTTLYKRLPDLPLPYEEARLLVAKIAAALADLHRQNVIHHDIKPSSIMFRESGEAVLIDYGLSHHNHLPDLLQEEFRLPYGTAPYMAPERLLGVRDDPRSDLFSLGVLLYFFTTGERPFGEGETLRAMRRRLWRDPQPPRKLRADYPPWLQEVVLRCLEIEPVWRYPTAAQLAFDLAHPSQVKLTARSERMKRDPLSVAWRRRFNQGVMQPRAKSDVAEQIASSPILAVALDAAEGAPELNEALRVTTERILATLPSARLACVNVLKLNRIAIDKTLDEEGSNKHIDRLVALRHWATPLKLDESRLSVHVLEAVDPATALLEFAEMNSVDHFIIGARQNSFRRTWLGSVSAKVAAEATCTVTVVRPPRMAVDAARAGAGVVWG